The Prionailurus bengalensis isolate Pbe53 chromosome E4, Fcat_Pben_1.1_paternal_pri, whole genome shotgun sequence region TCACTATAAAAAGGCTCTTGCCCATGAAGAGGGGCCGGAAACTCTACCCTCAGAGCCACTGATGTTTACTTACCCTCCGACTCCCACCACAAATTAGTGTCCAAGGACAAGGTGCACTTGCCATGGAATGGAAAACAGGccaactaaaaatatttcaaatagcaGGCTTCTGAAATAAGGCCCACACCTGCAGTTTAACGCTGCACGGTCCTGACCCACACAGGCACGACCATGAACCCTGTGCGGTCCGGACCCATGCAGGCACAACTGTACAAGAGGGTGGAGATCTCCCAGAGGAAGACCAGACCCCAGAGGGCCCCCAACTTTATGTCACACCTTCCACCGGCACAGCCCGTCCCGGGGCGTGCTCGCCGCCCCCCTTCGACACCTCGCCCCGACCCCCACGATTTAAAGATGCAATTCCCCTCTCTCAGATCGGAGATCCGAATGGGACAGAAGGTCGTATCATTAGACGGTACCTCATAGATAATTCTCTGCACGAGGTCAAACTCCCCCTCCAGAGAGGAGTCCAGGAGCAGGGCCAGGGGGTTGAACTTCACCCTCATGCCATGGGCGATCCTGTCAGAGCCAGTTTTACGTAAGTTTGTCCTTTTGCCCTGCAGAAGAAAGGTGTGAAGTCAGGGCCCTGGTCTCAGCGCGGAGACCGAGGGAAGGGGGGAGCGAAAGGGGCTTCACAAACACACACTTGGCACATTTTGTAGACACGTAACATCATCCAGACACGGACGTGAATCGTAACATACAGCTTAACGAACGAAGAGGGAAGAACTGAACCGTGCCCCGTTCGGGTGACCCAAGACACCACGGCTGGAGCTAAGGGTGTGACGTGCGATGGCGAGAAGGCTGCTCTGCCGTTGGGTCGAGAACTGGTCTTTGGGTTCCCCTTCTATTTAGTGCGAAAGACCCCACAGACTGGGCACACAGTTCTCTGGGCGGACATCGAACGAACGATCATTCGTGAACTCCTCACGAGAACCCCATTACCCccttttacagatcaggaaacaaGGCACACGGCCAGTAAACATCAGGGCTGGAATTTAAATCCAAGCGATCTGGCTTCTTCAACTCCCTCCCTTTTAACCGTTTCGTAACAACAAACGCCTGCTTCGGGGGAGAGCGGACAGAattaaggaaataagaaatatgatCATCTGCCTTAGATACCCTGGGAAGAAACCTTCCGGTCTTAAAGCGCCGTCACTGCCGTCTACTCACAAGTCTAACTACACTCCGAGATACACGAGTAAGCTACTCAAGCCCTTCGACCGTTAATAAGCCAGACTTAAAAAACACACGGCGAGTTCGCAAAGACCAGCCCTAACACCGCATACAGTAAGTGCCTCGCACACAGCCAGCAAAGCGGCAACTTCGCGGAGGTGCGCCGTGCTGCACACACGCGGCGCGGTTTCGGGGTGGACAACCACGGCGCTGCGGAAAATGTGCGGCCATCACTCCACTGACGCGCGAGGACTAAGATGTCGTCTTGGAAAAGGGAAGTGTGAACGTTACGTGACCGTGACGCGCAGCGCAGGGGCCGTGCGGGGCAGGGGCCCTGCGCCCGCTCGCGAACAAGCAGACACAAGCTGCCCCGGGTCACTCGAACCCAAGCAAGAAGGGGATGGCTCTCCCGGGACAATGGTCACAGACTCCTGAGCAGAAAGTACGACGCGGTCACTAACCGCGGTCTCCTCCGTCCCTGAGAGGACCCATCATTTTGACTGGAtggctggcggggtgggggggaacggCCAAACCAGGTGTGAGACGTCTTTCCTTTCCGCTGTTTAACTCCAGCTGCAGGGAACCGCACACCAGGCTGAGTAGAGTGTGGGCTCGAGGTTAACCTCCGACCGCAGTCGAAGAAACAAGCGTGGTTTGTATCGCAAAGAACCGAACTCTGATTCTTCACAGAGAAAAGGGCTCTTCCCTAAAAACTAAGGtcgttcttggggcacctggggggctcagtcggttgaacgtccgacttcgactcaggtcatgatctcacggttcacaggttcgagtcccgtgtcaggctctgtgctgacagcctggagcctccttcacattctgtgtgtgtgtgtgtgtgtgtgtgtctctctctgcctctctcccactcacgctctctcaaaaataaatactaaaagaaataatgagaaagtaAAGGTATTCTGAACGTAATGGATTTTTAGGACACTTACGAGACGCACTGCGCGCTGAGGGGGCTGTGAAACAAAAGGTGGGCTGCAGACATGTTTGTCGCCCTGGGCAAACGACCCTGCGAACTCAGAGGTGGTTCCCGGAGCTCTGCCAGTCGACCACCTGGGACACCGTgatgaggcgggggggggggggggggggggggggggggggggggcctcctgAAGGGACCAGGTGACACGCCACATTACTTACAGGAGGCAGAGAGACCTGCCCCGTGATCTCGGGGGGACGCAGGCTCCCAGAGTCCTCTCCCGGCCCTTCTGGCTCCCCGGTCGGGTACGGCGGGGGCGGGTACGGGGGGTACTCCTCCAGGTACACCTCGAGCAGGTGCGGAGTCTCTGCTCTCGGTTCTTCCACACTATTCTGGAAACGTGGGCTGCCGTCTGGGACTCCTTCGGGCACACAGTCGAGGCCTGGTGAAGGAGCTGGAATGTCGCCGTTCTCCGCACCGGTGCTCCCCACTTCCTCCGGGGACACCGATTCGGGAACCAGAGAGACCGTCTCCTTCTCTGGCTCCACATGTGAGTACGGATTCTGGATTTCTCCTGGGCCTTCTGAGTCGGCCGTGCCTGGAGGCGGCTTGGACGGATACGAGGGGACAGAGATGGTCTCCATGGCAGCGATGGTGGTCCTCTGGTACAAGAGTTTCTGGATATTTGGCCCATTGGGCCCCTCTGGCTCTGTAATGGAGCTCCGTTTTTTCAGCGGCCGTGGGGCATTGGACAGTTTCTTCCGCAGGGCTTCTAAGTCAGCGTCACTCTGGTTCCGGTAGGGATTGGACAAGAAAGGCAGCAATTTGGTCGGGCTGAGCGGCCGAGGAATTCTTTCGTTCTCGTGGTTCTCCTGAGCGGGCGCCACGGGCTCCGGGTCAGGTTCGGGACTGCCGGGCTCGCCCTGGCTGCTGGAATAGACGTTCTCCGGATGCTGCTGCTGGGTCTGGGAAGCAGCGAGCACAGGCTTGCCGTAGACTGattggaaaatggaaacaaagcccCGATCAGTATTCAATAAAGCCGGCGGGTCACAGACCCAGCTGACGATAATTAAAACGTCTTTTAATTTTCCAGTCATTACCCAGCACCCTGCACCACAACCGATTTTTACACCCAACGAAGGACAAAGCGAGGCTTCCATCGTGGCACAGTGAACTTGTGACAGAATGAAAACCCTCGCTGACCGTCACACGCCATTATTCTATGTGCCGCTAAGAAAATGCTGCCCTTGTAACTGTTAAGCAATCACTGGCTGTTGCACACAAACTTAAAATGCCAAACCGTGAAAACGGCATAAAAGCAACGGGGGCTGGTAATCCTCTCCTGCGTCCAGATTAAAAGGAATCAGGCACCACCCTCTCTTTCCCACTTTTCAAAAGCAAACCCACATGGAAAATCATATTTGGCTTCCTGAGTTCTCAAGAACCACTTCTATTTGCCCAAACCCTTCCCCTTATCGTTCTGATTAGGTCAGAGCTATCCAATTCCCAAATCACTGTGTTAGCAGGCCTCACTAAGGACGAGTCCGCTGTGGCACGTGCGGGACGTGTCTGTCGTCTGATCACTTTCGGGACACTTCAGGCCACAAATGCACGCTGATTTCACGACTAGAAAGCCAATTTCATTCAGTAAAAGAGAGTGAACTTTATTCTAGTTTTATAAACTAATGACTCTCAGAACCCAACAAATTAACAGACTGTGTatctttttatgcttttatgttTAACTAGCAGCTCTGTGCTCATCAGAACGGCTTGAAACAGAGGGAGGAGCGCTCTTCGGAAAAGCACGCAGGGGCAGCTATCCAGGCCTCCTCGCGCCAAGGGCATGTGTGCGGTCTGACCCGCAGCGAGGACGTGGCCCGGTGCGCGGGGACCGCCTGTGTGCGCCTCGCCCACCAGGAGCAGGGAACAAGTGCACGGGGTCGCCACCGTGCAAACAGCCGTGTCCGCCATGGGTTCTAGTCATCTATCACCTACACTCCCCAGCGCCTACTGCAGTGGGCTGACGTTTAACGGACGTTTCACCTGTTTAAGGTGCCTGAGAACAGAAGGCAAATTAAACAAAACCCCGAGAACAAAGCCATCTCGCTGTGTACCGAGAGAGGACAGCTCTGGGGAGGACATGACCACGTCACCCGCGGCCACCCGCACTGGGGAAAACCGGGCCCAGAAGCTCACCGCTTGAGAAGTGCGGGCCTCTGGAATGCGTCTTGGTCAACGCGCTCTGCACGGCCTGCTGGAAGTTCTTCCCGGGCGCCTGGTGCTGTGTGTACATGGAGTATATGGAGCTCGTGGCCACCGTCTGGGGCTTTCTGAAGGGCGGAGGAGGGGCGTCTTTGGAAGGCTGCGGAGTGAAGGGCCGGACGGCGGCCGCAGGGGGACTTTCTTGCTTACAAGCTGGAGCGAGGGCCGGGCCCTGGCCGACGGAAGGTGCGCCGGGGGACAGCAGACCCCGCTGCTGCCCTGCTGTTTTGGGTTTATTTCCCACGGATGCAGCCGCTGTTGATAACTGCTGAGGGTTTCCGTCCGGCTTAACGTCTGAGGGTGACGGACTCGTTTGCCCAAAATAAGGCAAATTAATCTGTTTTGGTTTTGACGGAACGGGAGGCGGTACTTTagacacatttttatttgcagcctgtaacacacacacgtacaaagCCAGTCAAAACACTGCCTCAATGGGTCCGCGGGATGTCTAGACAACCTCATTTCGCCAATATAAGTCACGCTAAAAACACTAGCTCTACGTTTTTAAATcactaaaaagttttaaatctctGAACTTAACCACATTAAATAAGGAAGCTCAGTAATGCAACACCATCCCTGCCCCGAATGACTCCTCGCTGCCACTTCCTACGTAGGAACCCTTGGGTGCCCGCTCGGAAACCTTAACTGCCACCTTACGTACTCGGCGGCCCCCAAACCGAACATCCTCTGCACTCATCAGGATGGACACAAACCAGGCCGCCGCCTCGGGCAACACGCCGTCCAAGGCCGCGGTTCTAACACACAAAACCGTCACAGACATAAACTCAGCTCCCGGTTTTGAAGAACCAAGGTAACTGAAGGACACAAATACGATTGTTCTTCAACGCACCCTCAGTTTTTTAGAGAATCACGCGAAACATGAACCAGCAGCAGGCAAAGCAGCCGCTCTCCAACACGGGGTGAGACCACAAAGACACTTAAGCCGCAGAATTTAAAATCACCaaattctgttctgttttctcatcttgcagatatattttggtttgttttcctgcTCTCCCTCATATAACATTCTCTCTTCTGAGGGGCACGTACGGAACGAGCGGCGGGTGTTAACACTGAGCTATCCCAACGCACCTGAGCGTCCCGCAAGATGTCCTCACTGCTCTGGTTTTTCCTCAGACCCCCACAGGGGGCAGGGCCAGCCGACTGGTCCACCGAGTCCAACATTGAAAAGGGGCgaactttcttctccttctctctcaggggAACCTCTCCATCGTCGactggagacagaaaaaaaaaaaaatcacatggatATTCAAGCTGTTTGTAGTACAATTTCTTTTTCACACAGaagtttctctctcttcaaaGTCTTTGAAACTCTGTAGCCACTAAAtgctctcttatttttaaattaagtcgACTACAGAATAACCTAGATGCTGCCGTGCTGGTACTTTAATCCCCAGACAAAAGAAGGTGGTCTGGAAGTAAACACCGTCCCCAGTGCCAACACACGAGAAAACAAGCTAGAGGCTAGAGCGCTGCGGACAGCACATGCGAACCCCACCTCGGTCCCCACCTTGGTCCACGGCCCGCCCAGAGCCGGTGGGGGCAGGCCCGGAAGGCTGGCTCACGGTGACGTCTGCACTTGGGGGGCTCCAGTCAGGGCTGAGTGGATGGATTTTAGAGCCTAGGATGCAGAAAAGCAAGACGGGTAAGCCGGCGCTGGAAAGGCACTTGCAATGGCTCCTTTTGCCACAGGGTTTAATCTCTAAAAACAGcttcaagggacacctgggtggctcagtcagttgggcgtctgactttggctcaggtcaggatctcacaggtccataagtttgagccccacatcgggctctgtgctgacagctcggagcctggagcctgcttcagatactgtgtctccctctctctctgcccctcccctgctcaggctctgtctctctctctctctctctctctctctctctctttcaaaataaacaaacattacaaaaaacttAAGATGTAACAATAAAATAAGACCAACTTCGTATTTCAGACTTACAACAATCCCATTAAACTTCCTTAGAAAAATACTGgactttatatttctaaattaaatgtACTCGAACTCTTTAAAATTAATCACAGTAAACAGAAAATCTGCTGGAAACAGCGAGGACACGCTACCCCTCGGTCACCATCGCACTGAGAAAACACTTTCCAACTTGGCGGCCCCAGGACTCCGGGTGTAGCTCACAGACCAATGACGCACAcacaacaaaaaaggcaaaactgtggacaTCGATCAGTCTTTCACAGATCGGCGCCCTCAGGTTCTCTCCCCACAGACAAGGAAGCATCAAGGCCACAGCTCTGTCCTCACGGAGGCAAAACTAAAGCAGTTCTTTCCACAGTAACACCCGGACCGGGCAGCTCTAGGGCAGCTCTAATGTTTCACGCGGGCAAACAGTAGTGACCGTGAAGCTGGCTGTCTCCCGCACGTGACAGCGGTCAGACGGAGCCGGCTGCTCCCTGCCTACAGGGGGTCTGAACGAGGCCTGTAAAGGTCGTCTTTACCCTGCTTTTAACTACAGCCCTCCCTCCGTCTGCTCCTCCTGCCACGAGACTCCGGCCCGCACCTCCACACGCACCCGAGGACTGCACCGAACGCCAAGGTCACGGACACAAGGAGCCTCTGTCGGTTCACCGTAAGCTTCCAGTATGTTTACTTTTATCGCACAAACTGCTAGCAAGCAGATTCTCACGCACAAGCGCGTGTGAACAGCGCGCACACCTCTCGGCAGAACGCACTCACCACCCTGCCCTCTGAAAACACGGCACCACTGCCCACATACGGGGttttacacaaaaagaaaagctgTCAAGGTACAGAGATCAGATCAAAATCTCCTTATTAACAAGAAGGAATCGAGAACAATTTTCACTCCAAAAataatactacattttatttcccAGACAGAACCGTATCATTTAGGGTTCAGAAACTTATCACTGCACTAGCAAAAACCACAGGGAGGTTCTTAAAATTTGCACCCGGACGAGGGACAGGAAGACCTTTTGTAAAACCCCCAACCCAGGGGAAGGACAATGAGGCCAGGAGGGCGAGCCGCGGAGGGCCGGGGGGACCGAGTCACCTCTGGCCTGGGCGGCAGCCGCAGACCGCGTGCTGGGCAGCGTGTGTACTCTGAGCGCCCCCTCCGAAGCCTGCAGGGCCCCGGGGCCGTCAGGCAGCGCGGGCTTCACCACCAGTTCCGGCCTCGAGGGGACGCGGGGCATCGTGGACGACTGGATGTAGGGGCCCACCGCGGCCACGCGGCTGGGTGCCGGCAGCCCCTGCGGGGGCGGGGTCCCGTCAACCTTGGGAAGAGGCACAGGTCCTTCAGCGTGACGACCCAGACGGCACTGAACTCAGAGCAGGCCGGGACACCTCCCTCACGTCTAGGGGCCCGTGCTTCCGTCCGCCCGGCAGGGAGCTCCGCCCCCGCTCCGcgctccgccccccgccccccaaccctgCAGGCGGCCGGCGCCCCGCCTGCCCCGCCTGCCCCGCCTGCCCCGCCTGCCCCGCCTGCCCCGCCTACCGGGGGGCCCTCCTTGTGCTGCAGCGCCGCCTTCTTCTTCCACAGCCGGTCCCGCAGCTCGTTCACGCGCTTGTCCATGACCGCCACCTCGGAATTGCGCTTGTTCAGACACTCCCGCTGCTGCTGCAGCTTGGCATTCTGCTCCTGATTCAATTTGTTTCGTAactgcatggggggggggggggggggcgcggcagggagcaggaagaaaatttcccagacaatCGCATGCTTCCCTCTCCCATACTTTCCCAAACCGCaaggcccccgccccccccaccctccaccccccgccctccaccTCCTGGTGTAAAGTGAACGTCGGCCCACGGCTGCGGCTGTAGGGAGGCCCCCGACTTCCCACGTGGGGCACTCGGACGTGCGTCCCGGACCTCGGGGTGACGCGCCCCCGGCTCACCTGCAGCTCCTTGTAGAGGCGGTCGAGCTCGGCCGCGGCGCACCTGCCGTCGTGCCGCCCGTCCAGCCGGCCGTTCTTGAGCACCTCCAGCTGCCTGCCCAGCTCCTCCACCTTGGCCACGGCCAGAACCAGCTCCCTCTGCTTCTGCTGGAACAGGCTGTTCATCTGCTCGATCTCCTCCACTGGAGGGACAAGAAGAAAGGCAACCCGGGCTGAAAAGAAAACTACGAACGAGTGCTCCCAGGCAACCTGGCTTTCCGACGAGCCTCGGAACACAGCGCAGACATTTCAGAAAGGCCCCGGAGCCTTCTCTTTCACAGGCGGCTGGAATCGGCAGACGCATTCTGAATGAGCCTCCCTCTGGAGGGGACTTTGGCAGGACCTGGATCTCGAGTATTAAACTGCAAACTCGGGcaacaacaaaatttatttagGACTCTGAATCTGCGCTTTATAAAAGCGGTAGAGGGAGCCGTGAAGTcactaaaattttaatgaagtggTATTGTAACAGAATACCTATGAATAAAAATCCTTCGTCAAACTTCCAGTCAAAAAGTatttagaggggaaaaaacccaaataaaccACTAGGACAGTTTCCAAAGGTGAGTCAGGAACCTTGTCGAAAGCGCCCAGCAGCTAACTCCTATTCACGGGTGTCCAAGCTGCAGGGAATTCTGCTTTCCAGCAACTCTGAGGTCCCTGCGCACACAGTCCCGTCCCGCTCTCACCCCTGGCAACGCCTGTCGccagcccccgccctgcccccgcaCCCACACCGGCCGCCCCTGGGCTCCGCTCACCGAGCCGGCCGTTCTTCAGCCTCTTCTGCTCCACGTGGCCCCTGAGCGCCCTCACTTTCTTCAGCTTCGCCTCCTGGCTCTCCGCGATCTCCTTCAGCCTCTTCAGCTTCTCCTGCTCCGCAGCCTGCTGCTGCTGGCGCTCATCCTGCTGTTTCAAAAACTTCAAGCGCTGTTCCTGAAGACACAGGCCACGGTCAGCGCGCCCTTCCCAGCAGGTGCGCCACAGCCCGGAACGAACCCAGGCCAGCCCGCGAGGCACCCGCTCCTGGCCCCAGCCCTCCATTCTCATGGGGACAAGACCCAGGAACGAGCACATTTATTCCCCGTGGTTCTCATGCCGCGAGCGAACAGCGATCCGGAACTGGTTCTCATGGGCCGTGGCTACAAGTTTAGGAGAAGCTCACACAGAGACACGCTCACTACAAAGGCGGCTTTGGAGCCAGATTTGGACTCCCAACCCGCGTGCTGCCACTTCCTGGCTCTAAGACTGGGCAAACCGCATAACCTCACCGCCTTCCTCAGCTCTAAAGTGGGGCGACCGGCAAGGAGCGAACCGTGAGATGTGACTCTCTTCACACAGCACCTTGCACAGCTAGTGCACACTCAACACACACTTAGGAAAGAGGTGAAGAACCACTTAACGCTCTAAAAAACCAGAGCGTAACATTCTATCatactaaaatttttaactaaaatcgAGTAACAGAGTCACACAACTTATCATCAAGAGTAACCTCAGGTTAATATGCCTGAAACAGAAGTAACACAAAATAGTTTCGAAATAAGTCCCCAAAACTGAAGATTTGTTCTATTACTCAACCTTATTTTtatctatcagcacagagcctgacgcaaagcttgatctcacgaaccgtgagatcatgacctgagctgaaatcaggagtcggatgcttaatcaactgagccaaccaggtgccccagaacatgcatttttttaaatgttcattttgagagcgagagagcgcatgagcagaagaggggcaaggagagagggagaagatcccaagcaggttccagtctgTCAGagcacagcccgacatggggctcgatcccacgaaccgtgagatcatgacctgagacaaaatcaagagtcagacacttaactgacagagccacccaggcgcccccaaaacatgCATTTTTAGCAAGACCCCTAGGTGATTCATATGCacgctgaagtttgagaagcaatGCTACACCGGACTTTGAAGGTGCTGGTGCCTGGCATCAGAGACAGAAACGGATACATGGGAGCCCTGGCACTATGACAAGGAGGGCCACAGGGCGTGTCGCTGGGGACCTCACACGCCAGACCACCACTGGTACCCTAGCTCCAGTGAACTTACAGTCACTAAAAGACTGGTCAGGTGCAGACACTGAGTGTTCAGACCAGGAACGGCAGGTGAAATCCAGCCTGCTGTTTTTAGAAGTCCAGTTTTTGGGGGACACAGCCATCCATTCGTTTGCGTCCACGGCCATTTTAGTGCTACAACCATAGAGCTGAGACCGTTAGCCCGCAAACCCCAAGATACCGATTCCCAGCCTCTCTGGAGGAAGTCTGATGACTCAGACCAGAAACCTGTGGCCGGCAGGAGAGGGAACAGGGAGACTGGTCTGGAAGGTAATGGaggcttcttttgttttttcacctGTTCGAGGCCAGGAAGAGCATTAGTCTGTGGGGGCAGGATGTCTCAGAAGAGGGCAAACAGCCGGTTATCAGTGTCACGACGCAGAAGGGGACAGAGTTAGCAGGACTTGACTATAAAGTCCCTCTCGCTTTAGCAACCAGTCAGGACAAGGCCAGTCCAGAGAGGTTCCCACCAGCCAAGTGGAAGCGTTCCTTACGCTCTTCCTCTGTTACCGATACACGACCAGAATAATTTTGCTCAGGATCGGGGGTCCGGCGATCCTGAACGCGGGGGATGATCTAAGGCTTTCCAGAAAATGCTGCAGCAaagagaagcaggctccgggaaACAGGAACCTCGTGGGCTGCAGTCTCCTCGTGTGTCTGGGAGGCGACGGCGCACAGCGTGAGCGGCCTCACTCACGCATCAACGGCGGGCCCGCCCGTCCTCCCACGAGACGTTACCTTAGTGGCCAGCATCTGCTGCTGGGCCTCAATCTGCTGCTGCTGGCGGGACGCCATCTCCTGAAGCTCGGCCAGAGTCAGATCCATCCCGGGGCTGCCAGCCTGCAAACGAAACCACAAGCGCTCCGGCTGCCACGAAATGATCACAGAGACCCTCCGCGAAGGTCTGCTTAAGCCGCACCTGAACCCATCACGCCAAAATTGGCCGTTTTTCTCCCGTAATATCAACGAGACCATTAAGTTTCATGTTAACATCCCCACAGTGACTTATTACGTTTAGACGTAAAATGTACCAATAGACCAGCGCTCTTCAAGttataaatgtaaaagtaaacaGCTTCAGTAGTCGGTGGCCGAAATGGAACTACTTAGAATTACCTTGTTCTGTAGTTAATTTATactagaaaaataacatttgatcACACTAAACATGACGCTGGGGCACCAGCGGCTAACCTAGAACACAGTCATCACAACGACCTTTAAAAACATGACACTAGcgaggcgcgcctgggtggctcagtcagttagttaagtgacgtgatttctgctcaggtcatgatctcatggttcgggagtctgagccccacatcggactccacactgtcagagtgtgagtctgcttgggattccctctttccctctctctctgccttccatgctccctctctctctcaaaataaataaacttaaaaaaaggttttttttaatatgacactAGCATCAAAAATATTCAAGATACACTGAGTTATGAGGGACAAACAAGATGTCTACTCTCAAGGCATCTACTCAACACGCTCCTAGAAGTTCCAAGCCAcggtaacagaaaagaaaaggccagaaGTTGTATccagtttggaaaggaagaaagtaaactGTCTTGACTCACAGAAAACGTGATCTGTGAGGAAAATGCTACGGAGTCTACAAAAGAGCCGCCAGAACTAGTGAGGTGTTTGCAACATTGCAGGATAAACGATCAGGAggcaaaaatcaactgtatttctatatattgacaACCAGAAATTGAGGAAAAATTCGTGTTTActtatcttgagaaagaaggcACATGTGCACAAGCGcatgcatggggaggggcagagagggagagagaatccaaactcGGGCCTCAatctcgcaaaccgtgagatcacgacctgaacccaaacaaagagtcggatgcttaacagacaccacccaggtaccctagaAAAGCATCTTTAAAGGCCGTTTCCAGTAGCACAGAAACCATgaagtacttaggaataaatttaacacgATGCACAAGACCTGCACCCtgaaaactcacaaactgctgaGAGAAAGGCCATGAAGCTGGGGTAAGTGACATGCTCGTGAATCAGAAGCTCACGCCCGCAAGATGACCACGCTTCCCGAACTGACCTGTACACTCGGCAAAGTGAACTCCCAGCAggctttttttaattcttaaaaagggattaaaggttattttttattttagagaaagagagagcgcacgagtggggaagaggggtgggggggtgagagagcaagagtgagagagaatactaagtgggcttcatgctcagtgcagagcccgacgcggggctcaatcccactagcctgggattatgacctgagccaaatcaggagtcagacacccaGTCAACTAAGCCATGCAGGCATCTTCCAgtaggcgtgtgtgtgtgtgtgtgtgtgtgtgtgtgtgtgaatgaacaAGCAGATTCCAAACTCCCATAAGGGAGGGCACAGGATCTAGAACAGCCACAACAACCTGAAAACGAATAAATTTAGAAAAGTCACACGGCCTGACCGGAAGACTTCCCCATGCTCTGGTGACCGACACAGCACGGTCAAGACAGAGGAACGGAGAGCACGGACAGACCCCCACGTGTACGGGGCAACGGCCTTGAGACGAAGGTGCAAGGCCCTGGAGCGAGAAAGCACGGCCCTTCCAACGGGCATCCAGCTTGGTCACCTGGACGTCCGCGTACACAACAGCACGAGCTCGAGTCCTCGTACCACAGCCAAGTGTTCAAAGTGGgtcataaaattaaatgtaaaagaacaCGACAAAACTTCTCAATTGAGCGactaacttttattaaaattaggAACACGTCACAGACCAGggagaatatttgcaaagcatatacCTCATAAAAGACTCG contains the following coding sequences:
- the TP53BP2 gene encoding apoptosis-stimulating of p53 protein 2 isoform X2 gives rise to the protein MRFGSNMMPMFLTVFLSDNEQHFTEVPVTPETTCRDVVDLCKEPGESECHLAEVRCGSERPVADNERMFEALQRSGSQRNEVRFFLRHERPPGRDTVSGPRSQDPSLRRNGVKVPGEHRRKENGAGSPGMDLTLAELQEMASRQQQQIEAQQQMLATKEQRLKFLKQQDERQQQQAAEQEKLKRLKEIAESQEAKLKKVRALRGHVEQKRLKNGRLVEEIEQMNSLFQQKQRELVLAVAKVEELGRQLEVLKNGRLDGRHDGRCAAAELDRLYKELQLRNKLNQEQNAKLQQQRECLNKRNSEVAVMDKRVNELRDRLWKKKAALQHKEGPPVDGTPPPQGLPAPSRVAAVGPYIQSSTMPRVPSRPELVVKPALPDGPGALQASEGALRVHTLPSTRSAAAAQARGSKIHPLSPDWSPPSADVTVSQPSGPAPTGSGRAVDQVDDGEVPLREKEKKVRPFSMLDSVDQSAGPAPCGGLRKNQSSEDILRDAQAANKNVSKVPPPVPSKPKQINLPYFGQTSPSPSDVKPDGNPQQLSTAAASVGNKPKTAGQQRGLLSPGAPSVGQGPALAPACKQESPPAAAVRPFTPQPSKDAPPPPFRKPQTVATSSIYSMYTQHQAPGKNFQQAVQSALTKTHSRGPHFSSVYGKPVLAASQTQQQHPENVYSSSQGEPGSPEPDPEPVAPAQENHENERIPRPLSPTKLLPFLSNPYRNQSDADLEALRKKLSNAPRPLKKRSSITEPEGPNGPNIQKLLYQRTTIAAMETISVPSYPSKPPPGTADSEGPGEIQNPYSHVEPEKETVSLVPESVSPEEVGSTGAENGDIPAPSPGLDCVPEGVPDGSPRFQNSVEEPRAETPHLLEVYLEEYPPYPPPPYPTGEPEGPGEDSGSLRPPEITGQVSLPPGKRTNLRKTGSDRIAHGMRVKFNPLALLLDSSLEGEFDLVQRIIYEVDDPSLPNDEGITALHNAVCAGHTEIVKFLVQFGVNVNAADSDGWTPLHCAASCNNVQVCKFLVESGAAVFATTYSDTQTAADKCEEVEEGYAQCSQFLYGVQEKMGIMNKGVLYALWDYEPQHGDELPLREGDCLAVLRREDEEETEWWWARLQDQEGYVPRNLLGLYPRIKPRQRSLA
- the TP53BP2 gene encoding apoptosis-stimulating of p53 protein 2 isoform X1 yields the protein MRFGSNMMPMFLTVFLSDNEQHFTEVPVTPETTCRDVVDLCKEPGESECHLAEVRCGSERPVADNERMFEALQRSGSQRNEVRFFLRHERPPGRDTVSGPRSQDPSLRRNGVKVPGEHRRKENGAGSPGMDLTLAELQEMASRQQQQIEAQQQMLATKEQRLKFLKQQDERQQQQAAEQEKLKRLKEIAESQEAKLKKVRALRGHVEQKRLKNGRLVEEIEQMNSLFQQKQRELVLAVAKVEELGRQLEVLKNGRLDGRHDGRCAAAELDRLYKELQLRNKLNQEQNAKLQQQRECLNKRNSEVAVMDKRVNELRDRLWKKKAALQHKEGPPVDGTPPPQGLPAPSRVAAVGPYIQSSTMPRVPSRPELVVKPALPDGPGALQASEGALRVHTLPSTRSAAAAQARGSKIHPLSPDWSPPSADVTVSQPSGPAPTGSGRAVDQGGDRVDDGEVPLREKEKKVRPFSMLDSVDQSAGPAPCGGLRKNQSSEDILRDAQAANKNVSKVPPPVPSKPKQINLPYFGQTSPSPSDVKPDGNPQQLSTAAASVGNKPKTAGQQRGLLSPGAPSVGQGPALAPACKQESPPAAAVRPFTPQPSKDAPPPPFRKPQTVATSSIYSMYTQHQAPGKNFQQAVQSALTKTHSRGPHFSSVYGKPVLAASQTQQQHPENVYSSSQGEPGSPEPDPEPVAPAQENHENERIPRPLSPTKLLPFLSNPYRNQSDADLEALRKKLSNAPRPLKKRSSITEPEGPNGPNIQKLLYQRTTIAAMETISVPSYPSKPPPGTADSEGPGEIQNPYSHVEPEKETVSLVPESVSPEEVGSTGAENGDIPAPSPGLDCVPEGVPDGSPRFQNSVEEPRAETPHLLEVYLEEYPPYPPPPYPTGEPEGPGEDSGSLRPPEITGQVSLPPGKRTNLRKTGSDRIAHGMRVKFNPLALLLDSSLEGEFDLVQRIIYEVDDPSLPNDEGITALHNAVCAGHTEIVKFLVQFGVNVNAADSDGWTPLHCAASCNNVQVCKFLVESGAAVFATTYSDTQTAADKCEEVEEGYAQCSQFLYGVQEKMGIMNKGVLYALWDYEPQHGDELPLREGDCLAVLRREDEEETEWWWARLQDQEGYVPRNLLGLYPRIKPRQRSLA